A single region of the Deltaproteobacteria bacterium RIFCSPHIGHO2_02_FULL_44_16 genome encodes:
- a CDS encoding protein-(glutamine-N5) methyltransferase, release factor-specific, translating into MNINESLTLTVKKFEAAGILSAQLDAEVLLAHLLRCTRADLMLQRNTDLTKDQIRTFESFLKRRQAREPIAYITGTKEFWSLPLHVTPDVLIPRPETEHLVEAALEIMPQLVRRSLGEGGSPLHILEIGTGSGCITMALAHELLNAQFTVIDISERALALAKENLQFAQDRVTFLNTNLFEELSSTSKFDLILSNPPYLSASDMEACEPELLFEPREALYGGKDGLEIIRQILLSAPSHLTSHGWVLLEIGATQADAVKTIASTPIDNYDYITTKRDLAQKERVIGFRKKH; encoded by the coding sequence ATGAATATTAACGAATCCCTTACACTCACGGTAAAAAAATTCGAAGCCGCTGGTATTCTCTCTGCACAGCTCGATGCTGAGGTCCTTTTAGCACATCTGCTTCGCTGCACCCGCGCTGATCTCATGTTGCAACGAAACACTGATCTCACAAAAGATCAGATCCGCACGTTTGAATCTTTTCTGAAACGCCGTCAGGCACGAGAACCCATAGCGTACATTACGGGCACAAAAGAATTCTGGTCTCTTCCTCTTCATGTCACTCCCGACGTTCTCATTCCGCGACCAGAGACAGAACACCTGGTGGAAGCTGCGCTAGAAATAATGCCGCAGCTTGTCCGCCGAAGCCTTGGCGAAGGAGGATCGCCCCTACATATTTTGGAAATCGGCACGGGAAGTGGCTGTATCACGATGGCGTTGGCACATGAACTTCTCAATGCACAATTTACGGTCATTGATATCAGCGAACGAGCACTTGCTCTGGCAAAAGAGAATTTACAATTTGCGCAGGATCGCGTTACGTTTTTGAACACAAATCTTTTTGAAGAACTTTCTTCCACATCGAAATTTGATCTCATTCTTTCCAATCCACCATATCTTTCAGCATCTGATATGGAAGCGTGCGAACCCGAACTTCTCTTTGAACCACGCGAAGCACTGTATGGTGGAAAAGATGGTTTAGAGATCATTCGTCAGATTCTCTTATCAGCCCCCTCTCACCTTACTTCTCACGGATGGGTCCTTCTCGAAATAGGCGCCACCCAAGCTGATGCCGTAAAAACCATCGCTTCCACGCCGATCGACAATTACGACTACATCACCACCAAAAGAGACTTGGCACAAAAAGAACGAGTCATCGGCTTTCGAAAAAAACATTAA